From the Psilocybe cubensis strain MGC-MH-2018 chromosome 6, whole genome shotgun sequence genome, the window GGAGCACTAAGGAGGCGACACTGCAATGCGCACGGGCATAGTTTGCTCTTTGCTTACTCTGCTGGGATTGACATATGATGTCCTGGCGATTTCTCCTCAGCATATGATTTGTCAGGTACAAAAGCCTGCGGGCGTCTCGCCTCTACATGGCTGTCCCAAAGGAACCATCTTCGTGTCCCAAGATACCAATGACAAAAATGCGCATTTTCATAGTGTCCAAGAAGCTGTTCTTTCTCTGTATGTGGCCCATATTACTCTGTCCTGGTGCTCCTTGACGTTTACGATATCGTTCAGTCCAGAAACTGGATCAGCTACAATTCTCATCGCAGCAGGTGAATATCAGGAGGTAGTCAATGTAACACGGACGGGACCCCTCACTCTTCTCGTAAGCCCACATACCATATCTCAACTCAACCCACCCATTCCTTGACCAACTTAATTCCATCATTTTTATAGGGCCAACTCCCACTCGAAGCCCTTCTCACAATCGACCAGCCTTTCGCCGACACATCAAAATCACCTTTTAACCAAAACCTCGTCAAGATCTGGAGCAACTCATTTGTGCACACGGGCATGGACGACGCGCAGTCCGCCGTCCTGCTCGTCGCACCGTCGTTCGACGCGTCGCTGATTGGCGCCGGCCCGACTGGCGCCCCTCTCCAGCCGCTCTTTGGGAACGTGGATTTTAAAGCGTACAATATCGATTTTGAGAATCGTGcagtatgtttttttctttctttttggcgTGTGTCCGAAATGCCGGGATTGTATTGATTTATCATTTCTATAGGCAAACTTCTCGATATCGCAAGCGCTGGTGACTGATATCTCGTATGCGAATGCCTCGTTTTACGGGTGCTCGTTTGCGAGTTTCCAGGACACATGGTATACGGGTCGGAATGGAAGCACATACGTTGTCGACAGCATCATCTACGGACAGACTGACTGTACGTATTCTCACAATTACCATCAAAGCAAACTCGCGGTATAATGAATTAACACATGTATTTTTTGGGGGTACAAGATCTCTTTGGGTTCGGGACCGCGTACGCATATTGCATTCAAACTTACAAAGTTCTGTGACTAACCTTTGTTCTCTGTTTTTCTTAGTTGGTTCCAGAACGTCATACTGGCCAACCGTGCATGCGGAGGCGGACTTGTCGCCTGGAAAGGCACCAACCTGACAGACGCCCCAGGAAACCGCTACGGCGCATACATCGCAGATTCAACAATCGTCCGTGTAAGTTGATATTGTTTTTCTTTACTCTCCTATCGGATTTAAAATGTGCTGATTATTGGTTGGTTATACCTCCTTGTTGTGGCACGTCCTTGCATGCATATATGCAGTCTCCAGATGCTAACGCAACAACAGTGACTGCCGATAAATGTTTTCTAGGTACGCAGCTGCATGACAGTGATACTGATAGATACACATGACGGTGTTGAATCTCGTCTGTTTTCTCATCTTAGGGCGGCCATGGAATGACCTTGCTACCACTGTGTATTTGAGGACCTTTATGGACGACAGCATTCGACCTGAAGGGTGGACGCCGTTCGACAGTGCAAGGTATGCTATCGTCTTTTACTTACGCGATAACAAGAGTGCATACATGGAAGTTTGAACAACACTAATCCTTTGTCGAAACTGCAGGCCTGTCATAATGAACACAACCTTCTACGCCGAATTTGATTCGACAGGTAAAGTCTCTTTGTGCTGCCAAATATCAACTGGTAATATTCAATAATCGGCATTATAGGGCCTGGCGGAAACACATCGGCAAGGATCCCACTCGAGCACATCTTGACCGCCGAGCAGGCAAAGGACTTTACGATCGACAAAGTCTTTCTCGAACATCCTAAGTGGATCGACTTCGAGTATCTGTTCTAAAAGGgaatagaaaaaaaatatcaagatCTAATGGTACGCGGAGATTCGAGTGCGAATTTACAGTGCCAGAATATATAAAAAACTACGATGTTACAAGCCAACCAAACGATGTCAACTACAATGGGGTGATAAAGATTTAACGAGGTTAGAGAAAAGTGAATAAGACCAGAGCAGGGAGTTGGGTGGGAGCGGGTGAGGCTAAGCCCTTGCGACAATATGAGGCGGAGCCTCAAATCAAAAGAAGCCGAATGAAATTTCCAAGTTCCAGAATCCTACGAAAAAGTGTCCGAAGAACGCTTTGCGCGTCGCAGAAAGAGTTCCTGCGGCGATCAAGcactttccctttctttggGCCTGTACTTTACGATCCATGGGTGTTTCAGTACTTCGGTTAGTGGTAGGCGCTTCTGAGGTTCGTAGCGGAGTAACTGTCCCAGGTAATAAACATATGTGAGCCATTGACGCCAAAGTCACCGTGAACAGTCCACTCACTCTGGTAATCAAATCCTTCACTTCTTCAGAAAGCCGGACGTGCTTGTCTTCAAACTTCAGATCCACCCTCGCGATTCGACGGTAGGTGTCTTCAAATACCTCATTAGCAATCTCGGTAAAGTAAGAAACCAGAGCACTTACTGTTGACGCTATCGCGGTCTTCGAAAGGTGGGAAGCCGGAAACAAATTCATATGTCAGAACACCGAGGGCCCAGTAGTCCACTTTCTCGTTGTGCTCCTTGCCCTCCACCATCTCAGGTGGCAAATAGTCTAGGGTCCCGCAAAGCGTCATGCGCCTGTTACCAGGAGCATGAACACTCCAGCCAAAGTCACCAATCTTGAGTTCTCCATTGATGCCAATGAGCAAATTCTCTGGCTTGATGTCGCGGTGAATAACATGCTTCGAGTGAAGGTAGATGAGCGCGTCTGCCATTTGGTCGATATAGCGTGAGCTGCGCCTTTCCGAGAACCTATTAAGCTTGGAGAGCTGCTTGTACAGCTCGCCCTTGCCAGCAAACTCAAGCATCAAGAAGATACGCTTCTCATCGTGGAAGTAGCCGTAGAGACGGAGAATGTTGGGGTGGCGCAGGTTTTGTTGGATTTCAATTTCTCGTCGAATCTGTTTCTCGACTTTGGATTGGACGATTTCGGACTTGTATAGAGTCTTCAAAGCGACGATGTATTTGGGCTCAGCTTTGGTTCGGACCATGTACACTCGTCCAAATTTGCCCTTGCCCAGTGGCCGGCCCATGTCAAAGTCGTGGAGGGTCCATTCACGAGTGGGATTTCGCCTACGAAAAGGTTAATATGAATCTAAGAGAGTGGGCATAGGATGTGGCATACTTTGAGACACTGGAGTCAAGTGCAAGCTCCTCAGCCGCCTCTCCATACACTCGCTCTCCTCGTTTCTCGTTATCTCGTTCGAGACCACCGTCGTAGCTTCCGATATCAATTGAAGGTTGTGCAGAGTGTCCCTGTTTGTGTGCCGTAGAGCTTGAGGAGTTGGGAACGGGGTTTCGCAGGGAAGAAGGATTTGTTGGTTTGTTGGATGCGTTTGTGAATGGGTTCGGGGCACCGTATTTAGTGAGCAATTTCGTCACACTTGGCTGTGCTCCCAGCTTTGTTGGTAACTTGTTAGACGAACCACTTGCTGGAATTTGCTTCTTGCTGGAAATTTCCATTGCAGCAATTTGCTTGGTCACTGATCCAACTGTGTTCATGGCTGGTTGATTCGTCTGAGTAAGGGGAGGGGGTGAAATGTTTGATTGCCACTAATAATAAAATGTCGTCAAAATGCTAAAAAAACCATTAGATCAACCTCCAGTAAGAATCGGTGGATAAAGACCTGTCGAACTCCAAAATTGTTTGAATCGGTCGAGGTTGTGCCGTCTTCTACAAGCAGTAAAGTGAATATAGGGTTAAGTCAAATACCTGTAAGATAAACACATACACTATTTGAGTCTTTTAGCTTGCTTATGTCGGTATCGCAGGGATTATCCAGCCTTGTGCATGGAaacaagaaagaagagataAAGAGTGTCAGAGAGAGACAAACACGGACGCCACGGTTGGAATTTGAACATTGAGAGCACGTGACCGTTCATTTATCAACACAGCCACATGCGAACGGAGCCTCTGCATCTCCGTCCCCGAGATTCCCCCTCTTCATTATCCTGCCAGCAGCC encodes:
- a CDS encoding Serine/threonine-protein kinase ark1, with the protein product MFKFQPWQDGTTSTDSNNFGVRQWQSNISPPPLTQTNQPAMNTVGSVTKQIAAMEISSKKQIPASGSSNKLPTKLGAQPSVTKLLTKYGAPNPFTNASNKPTNPSSLRNPVPNSSSSTAHKQGHSAQPSIDIGSYDGGLERDNEKRGERVYGEAAEELALDSSVSKRNPTREWTLHDFDMGRPLGKGKFGRVYMVRTKAEPKYIVALKTLYKSEIVQSKVEKQIRREIEIQQNLRHPNILRLYGYFHDEKRIFLMLEFAGKGELYKQLSKLNRFSERRSSRYIDQMADALIYLHSKHVIHRDIKPENLLIGINGELKIGDFGWSVHAPGNRRMTLCGTLDYLPPEMVEGKEHNEKVDYWALGVLTYEFVSGFPPFEDRDSVNNTYRRIARVDLKFEDKHVRLSEEVKDLITRLLRYEPQKRLPLTEVLKHPWIVKYRPKERESA
- a CDS encoding putative pectinesterase/pectinesterase inhibitor 7 translates to MICQVQKPAGVSPLHGCPKGTIFVSQDTNDKNAHFHSVQEAVLSLPETGSATILIAAGEYQEVVNVTRTGPLTLLGQLPLEALLTIDQPFADTSKSPFNQNLVKIWSNSFVHTGMDDAQSAVLLVAPSFDASLIGAGPTGAPLQPLFGNVDFKAYNIDFENRAANFSISQALVTDISYANASFYGCSFASFQDTWYTGRNGSTYVVDSIIYGQTDYLFGFGTAWFQNVILANRACGGGLVAWKGTNLTDAPGNRYGAYIADSTIVRSPDANATTVTADKCFLGRPWNDLATTVYLRTFMDDSIRPEGWTPFDSARPVIMNTTFYAEFDSTGPGGNTSARIPLEHILTAEQAKDFTIDKVFLEHPKWIDFEYLF